The Aliiroseovarius pelagivivens genome contains a region encoding:
- a CDS encoding TetR/AcrR family transcriptional regulator — MAKKAGKTSKLTRDAILASAVKLADEAGSDSLSMRKLAAALGVEAMSLYNHFANKDALLMGMADWAVGQIPLPNPNGPWQDELRARAHNARAVFRRHPWTIQLMVSLPNTGPNVLAYVEATLAVMTNAGFDLIDADHAWNLMDSHIYGFTLQELNFPFAPEEYAEVTQAYLHLIPADTYPNLRAMAEKVAAREYDGLHNFAQGVELIIAGLEGEV; from the coding sequence GTGGCTAAGAAAGCAGGAAAAACATCCAAGCTGACGCGAGACGCGATCTTGGCTTCTGCCGTGAAGTTGGCGGACGAGGCCGGATCCGATTCGCTGTCCATGCGCAAACTTGCCGCCGCGCTAGGTGTCGAGGCGATGTCGCTTTACAACCACTTCGCCAACAAAGACGCTCTGCTGATGGGCATGGCCGACTGGGCCGTGGGTCAGATCCCGCTGCCCAATCCGAACGGTCCTTGGCAAGACGAACTTCGCGCCCGCGCCCATAACGCCCGGGCGGTGTTCCGACGCCACCCGTGGACGATCCAGCTGATGGTGTCCCTGCCCAACACCGGCCCGAACGTGCTGGCCTATGTCGAGGCGACGCTCGCTGTGATGACCAACGCAGGTTTTGACCTGATCGACGCCGACCACGCCTGGAACCTGATGGACAGCCACATCTATGGCTTCACCCTTCAGGAATTAAACTTCCCCTTCGCGCCCGAGGAATATGCCGAGGTCACCCAAGCCTACCTGCACCTGATCCCCGCCGACACCTATCCCAATCTGCGCGCCATGGCCGAGAAAGTCGCCGCCCGCGAATATGACGGCCTGCACAACTTTGCGCAGGGAGTGGAGCTGATTATTGCGGGGTTGGAAGGGGAGGTATAG
- a CDS encoding efflux RND transporter permease subunit, whose amino-acid sequence MIRFFAGHPTIANLLMIGFLLAGLFVAPTLLRETFPRAAQNEIEITVPYPGARPEDVETAICERIENALDAVTGIDRQTCEAREGLARSVVRMRESNDFQTFVADVKSEIDAITDLPARAETARVRALGQTDFVASVAVTGPINSTDLKDLAEDTRTRMLAWGGIPKVDIRGFSTRELHIGLKPEALRQFGVSVADVARLVQSGSVDLPAGDISTSTETMLIRVAEERRTVHDLVALVVRSSASGGQVRLGDIATINEQFAADDDVITFDGHPAAILDISKTRTEDALTIVDELKAFIDAERQQGPPGVVIEITTDAASVVRDRLSLVVVNGLQGLALVFLVLWLFFGFRFSFWVTMGLPVSFMGGVALMWMAGYSLNLMTTIGLLIVIGLLMDDAIVIAENIARQREKGLGAMDAAVEGATQVLPNVLASFGTTAMIFGSLAFLQGDIGAVLRVVPVVMLFVLSVSLIEAFLILPHHLLHSLEAPPTSRGISVRVERGVAWARERVVGPLADLTIRWRYVTAGLSFATLLVSISMLAGGYLKFTAFPELDGDTIVARVLLPQGTPLSRTEAIVAQLEDGLDQVNTKLSPEQPGGIDLIKHVSVYYGENRDAFETGAHVATVSVDLLPSAERVHRPDAIMELWSQTVGPVPDVISLKYAESTIGPAGIAIDLRLKGDDLAALKAASVELQDWIWQYTGVTSVLDDLRPGKRELQITLNDAAGPMGITAAMIADQLRAAYFGTTVSEMQVKGNLLEVTAQFALGHQDTHRSFDDFRVARADGSTVPLGVVADVKIGQGYNRINRQNGTRTVTVQGSIDTRIANANAIVGDVLSNFVPYLLTRHPGVILDVEGQNAEAGKTQQSMLKGFLVGLIGVFLLLSFLFRSYVEPVVVMLVIPLSLTGAIFGHMAMGLDFSMPSMLGFVALAGVVVNNSILLVDFVKREHGDATTVAVAAARAARARFRAIFLTTTTTAAGLLPILTETSLQAQILIPLVSSLMFGLITASLIVLFVLPAIYAILDDLGLGTLAHESKATKNKNQSVSVANGSTQ is encoded by the coding sequence ATGATCAGGTTCTTCGCTGGGCACCCAACCATTGCCAATCTTCTTATGATCGGCTTCCTGCTGGCTGGGCTTTTCGTCGCCCCGACGCTTCTGCGCGAAACGTTTCCACGCGCAGCACAGAACGAAATCGAGATTACCGTGCCATATCCCGGTGCAAGACCCGAGGACGTGGAAACCGCCATTTGCGAACGGATCGAGAATGCTCTGGACGCGGTGACGGGCATTGATCGGCAGACCTGCGAGGCGCGTGAAGGTCTTGCACGCTCGGTTGTCAGGATGCGCGAGAGCAATGACTTTCAGACCTTTGTCGCGGATGTGAAATCCGAAATCGACGCGATCACCGATCTGCCCGCACGCGCCGAAACAGCGCGTGTCCGCGCGCTGGGGCAAACCGATTTCGTAGCCTCGGTCGCGGTCACCGGGCCCATAAACAGCACCGATCTGAAGGATCTTGCCGAAGACACACGCACCCGGATGCTGGCCTGGGGCGGCATTCCAAAGGTCGACATTCGTGGCTTTTCAACGCGCGAGTTGCACATCGGCCTAAAACCAGAAGCGTTGCGCCAGTTCGGTGTCTCGGTCGCGGATGTTGCCCGTTTGGTGCAATCTGGAAGTGTCGATCTGCCTGCGGGTGACATTTCTACGTCAACCGAGACCATGCTGATCCGCGTCGCCGAAGAACGTCGAACGGTTCACGACCTGGTTGCTTTGGTCGTGCGCTCCTCGGCCTCTGGGGGGCAGGTCCGTTTGGGCGACATCGCCACGATCAACGAACAATTCGCAGCCGACGACGATGTTATTACCTTCGATGGCCACCCTGCCGCCATTCTGGACATCAGCAAAACCCGCACCGAAGACGCGTTAACGATCGTCGACGAGTTGAAGGCCTTCATTGACGCCGAACGCCAGCAAGGACCGCCGGGCGTGGTGATCGAGATCACCACCGACGCGGCCTCGGTGGTGCGTGACCGGCTGTCGCTTGTGGTCGTCAACGGATTGCAGGGGCTGGCGCTTGTCTTTCTAGTGCTTTGGCTGTTTTTCGGCTTCCGATTTTCATTCTGGGTCACCATGGGCCTGCCGGTGTCCTTCATGGGTGGCGTCGCATTGATGTGGATGGCCGGGTATTCGCTGAACCTGATGACGACGATTGGTCTGTTGATCGTTATCGGCTTGTTAATGGATGACGCCATCGTCATCGCCGAGAACATCGCCAGGCAGCGCGAAAAGGGCCTTGGCGCCATGGACGCCGCCGTCGAAGGCGCAACACAAGTGCTTCCCAACGTGCTTGCCTCGTTCGGTACGACAGCCATGATCTTTGGCTCGCTGGCCTTCCTGCAAGGTGATATCGGCGCAGTATTACGGGTGGTTCCCGTGGTGATGCTGTTCGTTCTGTCAGTATCGTTGATCGAAGCTTTCCTGATCCTGCCACACCACCTGCTCCACAGCCTAGAGGCCCCGCCGACGTCACGCGGCATATCTGTGCGCGTAGAACGGGGCGTGGCTTGGGCGCGCGAACGCGTGGTCGGTCCGCTGGCCGATCTGACCATTCGCTGGCGCTATGTGACGGCGGGGCTCAGTTTTGCGACCCTTCTAGTGTCTATCAGCATGCTGGCGGGGGGCTATCTGAAGTTCACCGCCTTTCCCGAGCTGGACGGCGACACCATCGTCGCCCGGGTTCTTCTGCCCCAGGGTACGCCGCTGTCGCGGACGGAAGCGATCGTGGCGCAGCTGGAAGACGGTTTGGATCAGGTCAACACAAAGCTGTCGCCCGAACAGCCGGGTGGCATCGACCTGATCAAACACGTTTCGGTCTATTACGGCGAGAACCGGGATGCGTTTGAAACCGGGGCCCACGTTGCGACGGTCAGCGTCGATCTTCTGCCCTCGGCCGAACGGGTACACCGACCCGATGCCATCATGGAGCTTTGGAGCCAAACCGTCGGGCCGGTGCCGGACGTGATCAGCCTGAAGTATGCCGAGTCCACTATCGGGCCAGCCGGTATCGCCATCGACTTGCGCCTGAAGGGTGACGATCTGGCGGCCCTCAAAGCTGCGTCGGTCGAACTGCAGGATTGGATCTGGCAATACACCGGGGTCACCTCGGTGTTGGACGATTTGCGCCCCGGGAAACGCGAGTTGCAGATCACTCTGAACGATGCCGCCGGACCCATGGGGATCACCGCAGCCATGATCGCCGATCAGCTTCGCGCAGCTTATTTCGGCACGACCGTCAGCGAGATGCAGGTTAAAGGCAACCTTCTAGAGGTCACGGCGCAGTTTGCCCTTGGGCATCAGGATACCCATAGATCATTTGACGATTTTCGTGTCGCCCGTGCGGATGGGTCTACCGTTCCGCTTGGTGTCGTGGCGGATGTAAAGATCGGTCAGGGGTACAACCGGATCAACCGCCAAAACGGCACCCGAACGGTCACTGTGCAAGGCTCCATTGATACGCGCATCGCCAACGCAAACGCAATTGTCGGTGATGTTCTGTCGAATTTCGTCCCCTACCTTCTGACCCGCCATCCCGGCGTCATTCTTGACGTCGAAGGCCAGAACGCCGAGGCCGGAAAAACCCAGCAATCCATGCTGAAGGGGTTTCTGGTCGGATTGATCGGCGTTTTCCTTCTGCTCAGTTTCCTATTCCGGTCCTATGTCGAACCCGTTGTGGTGATGCTGGTCATACCCCTGTCTCTGACCGGCGCAATCTTCGGCCACATGGCCATGGGGCTGGATTTCTCGATGCCCAGCATGCTGGGATTCGTGGCCCTTGCTGGCGTGGTTGTGAACAACTCCATCCTGCTGGTGGATTTCGTCAAACGCGAACATGGCGATGCCACGACCGTGGCCGTAGCCGCCGCCCGCGCAGCGCGCGCCCGTTTCCGGGCAATCTTCCTGACCACGACGACAACGGCGGCGGGGCTGTTGCCGATCCTGACGGAAACCAGCCTGCAGGCGCAAATTCTGATCCCACTGGTTTCCAGCCTAATGTTCGGCCTTATTACCGCCAGCCTGATCGTACTTTTCGTGCTTCCTGCGATCTATGCCATCTTGGACGATCTTGGCCTTGGCACCTTGGCTCACGAAAGCAAGGCTACAAAGAACAAGAATCAATCAGTGTCGGTTGCAAACGGGAGCACCCAGTAA
- a CDS encoding efflux RND transporter periplasmic adaptor subunit, producing MRSGLKLILITLPIIALGVGVLAFIIATGTPPERIALTERSTPVRVIIAQTQAVAPRQVGFGLVRPSRTYEAIAQVGGTVEYVNPSLQKGAILPKGADLLRISPTDFNLAIAQADANIRAAEAKLSELAVSEANQIAALEIEKEALALRAADLDRTETLFQNGTISQAALDAARTAHLAQRQKVQSLVSALALLPTQLAVQTEQIAVYRATLDTAKLNLARTELNLPFDARVASVAVEEGQFLRSGQTAAVFDGINAGEIEAQVPIAGLRMLLRSSLGTDQGIVLDPATMTDVLHHLGLSAKVHLRLGDEVISWPAKVDRISDTVDVKSGTLGVIVRVDTAYTGVEPGNRPPLTKGMFVEVSLQGEPMDGIWVPRSALREGRLLVADANDRLQSIEVETTLVQDGMALISGDVTAGTRVLVSQPSSIVDGMLLTVTEDTALMAQLAAEGRAE from the coding sequence ATGAGATCCGGTCTAAAGCTCATTCTGATCACGTTGCCAATCATCGCGCTTGGCGTCGGCGTTCTGGCCTTCATCATCGCAACGGGCACGCCGCCAGAGCGTATTGCGCTGACCGAACGTTCGACGCCGGTGCGCGTGATCATTGCCCAGACGCAAGCCGTGGCCCCTCGACAGGTCGGGTTCGGCCTTGTTCGTCCATCTCGTACCTACGAGGCCATCGCCCAAGTTGGCGGCACGGTTGAATACGTCAATCCAAGCCTGCAGAAAGGCGCAATCCTGCCTAAGGGGGCGGATTTGCTGCGCATTTCACCCACTGACTTCAATCTGGCCATCGCGCAAGCCGATGCAAACATCCGCGCCGCTGAAGCCAAGTTGTCAGAGCTTGCGGTGTCCGAGGCGAACCAGATCGCAGCGTTGGAGATCGAAAAGGAAGCCCTGGCATTGCGGGCTGCCGATCTGGATCGGACCGAGACGCTCTTTCAAAACGGCACCATTTCTCAGGCCGCATTGGACGCCGCGCGCACCGCGCATCTGGCGCAGCGGCAGAAGGTGCAGTCTCTGGTCAGCGCCTTGGCGCTTCTCCCGACACAATTGGCCGTCCAGACCGAGCAGATTGCCGTTTATCGCGCCACTTTGGACACTGCCAAGCTGAACTTGGCCCGGACCGAGTTGAACCTTCCCTTCGACGCCCGCGTCGCGTCGGTTGCCGTGGAAGAGGGCCAGTTCCTGCGGTCGGGTCAAACCGCCGCTGTGTTTGACGGAATCAATGCCGGAGAGATCGAAGCACAGGTTCCAATCGCGGGGCTCAGGATGTTGCTCAGATCATCTCTTGGCACCGACCAAGGGATCGTTCTGGACCCCGCCACCATGACTGACGTGCTGCACCATCTGGGGCTTTCTGCAAAAGTGCATCTGCGTCTAGGGGACGAGGTGATAAGCTGGCCTGCCAAGGTTGATCGGATCAGCGACACCGTGGATGTGAAGTCCGGCACGTTGGGTGTGATCGTACGGGTCGATACGGCCTACACCGGGGTTGAACCGGGCAACCGTCCGCCGCTGACCAAGGGCATGTTTGTCGAAGTGTCACTGCAGGGCGAACCGATGGATGGCATCTGGGTGCCGCGCAGTGCACTGCGCGAGGGGCGGCTTCTGGTCGCCGATGCGAATGACCGATTGCAGTCTATCGAGGTCGAAACAACTTTGGTGCAAGATGGTATGGCCTTGATCTCGGGCGATGTCACTGCAGGCACACGCGTTCTTGTCAGCCAGCCCAGTAGCATCGTGGACGGGATGTTGCTGACCGTGACGGAAGACACCGCGCTGATGGCACAGCTGGCGGCAGAGGGACGCGCAGAATGA
- a CDS encoding TetR/AcrR family transcriptional regulator codes for MRTRKPASVRKAEITHAALELSFEVGPDRVTTAMIAELLGLTQPAIYKHFPNKNDIWNTVTDELCNRIDANIRAAQNQPNPSARLRELMMGQLRLLHDYPALPEIMVMRDPNAGTTALRTRILTSTGGLRKAIQSAMGEAQTMGHIRCDLDVEDCTNLIVSVVQGAALRLLRFREPEALLVTGERLLDLQLSLLTEQGEIK; via the coding sequence ATGAGAACCAGAAAACCAGCATCAGTCCGAAAGGCCGAGATAACGCATGCAGCCCTTGAGCTGTCATTCGAGGTCGGACCCGATCGCGTGACGACCGCGATGATCGCGGAACTTCTAGGCCTGACGCAACCCGCGATCTACAAGCATTTTCCCAACAAGAACGACATCTGGAACACAGTCACGGACGAGTTGTGCAATCGCATAGATGCAAACATCCGTGCTGCGCAAAACCAGCCCAACCCAAGCGCTCGGCTGCGTGAACTGATGATGGGGCAACTTCGCCTTTTGCATGATTATCCGGCCTTGCCCGAGATTATGGTGATGCGTGATCCGAACGCCGGAACCACGGCGTTGCGCACACGGATCTTGACCAGCACGGGTGGGCTTCGGAAGGCCATTCAAAGTGCAATGGGTGAAGCGCAGACCATGGGGCATATTCGGTGCGACCTTGATGTCGAGGATTGCACGAACCTGATCGTGTCTGTTGTCCAAGGAGCGGCGCTGAGGCTGCTTCGGTTTCGCGAACCCGAAGCCTTGCTCGTCACGGGCGAACGTTTGCTGGACCTTCAACTCAGTCTCTTAACGGAACAAGGAGAGATCAAATGA
- a CDS encoding aspartate kinase, producing the protein MPILVMKFGGTSVANLDRIHRASKRVAREVANGYDVIVIVSAMSGKTNELVGWVNETSHLYDAREYDAVVSSGEQVTAGLMSLRLQEMDVPARSWQGWQVPVKTTGVHSAARIEEIPTDNIMAKFGEGMRVAVVAGFQGIADDGRVTTLGRGGSDTTAVAFAAAFGAERCDIYTDVDGVYTTDPRISDKARKLDKIAFEEMLELASLGAKVLQTRSVELAMRYKVKLRVLSSFEEYDPEAGTLVCDEEDIVESNVVSGVAYSRDEAKMTLISVADRPGIASAIFTPLADAGVNVDMIVQNISEEGRTDMTFSCPVDQVARAEKAMSAAKEAGDINFHDIVADTDVAKVSIVGIGMRSQAGIAAKMFQVLSNEGINIKVITTSEIKLSVLIDRKYLELAVQALHDAFELEKA; encoded by the coding sequence ATGCCTATTCTGGTGATGAAATTCGGCGGCACATCGGTCGCCAATCTGGATCGGATCCACCGGGCCTCGAAGCGGGTCGCGCGTGAGGTGGCCAATGGCTATGACGTGATCGTCATCGTTTCGGCCATGTCGGGCAAGACCAACGAGTTGGTGGGCTGGGTCAACGAAACCTCACATCTGTATGATGCACGCGAATATGACGCGGTAGTCAGCTCGGGCGAGCAAGTGACCGCAGGTCTGATGTCGCTACGCCTGCAGGAAATGGATGTGCCCGCACGCAGCTGGCAGGGCTGGCAAGTGCCGGTGAAAACCACCGGCGTGCACTCGGCCGCGCGGATTGAAGAGATCCCGACCGACAACATCATGGCCAAGTTCGGCGAAGGCATGCGCGTCGCCGTTGTGGCGGGCTTCCAGGGCATCGCGGATGATGGCCGGGTCACCACGCTGGGCCGTGGCGGATCGGACACCACCGCCGTGGCTTTTGCCGCCGCCTTCGGGGCCGAGCGTTGCGACATCTATACCGATGTGGACGGCGTCTATACGACCGACCCGCGCATCTCGGACAAGGCGCGCAAACTGGACAAGATCGCGTTTGAGGAAATGCTGGAGCTGGCATCGCTTGGTGCGAAAGTTCTGCAAACCCGCTCGGTCGAGCTGGCAATGCGCTATAAGGTGAAACTGCGGGTTCTTAGCAGTTTCGAAGAATATGACCCGGAAGCAGGCACGTTGGTCTGCGACGAGGAGGATATCGTGGAAAGCAATGTAGTTTCTGGCGTCGCATACAGCCGCGACGAAGCGAAAATGACCCTGATCTCGGTGGCAGACCGCCCCGGCATCGCGTCGGCAATCTTCACTCCGCTGGCAGACGCCGGCGTGAATGTGGACATGATCGTGCAGAACATCTCGGAAGAGGGCCGCACGGACATGACGTTCTCGTGCCCGGTTGATCAAGTGGCGCGCGCCGAAAAGGCGATGTCAGCCGCTAAGGAAGCCGGCGACATCAACTTCCACGACATCGTGGCGGACACCGATGTGGCCAAAGTGTCGATCGTTGGGATCGGCATGCGCTCGCAGGCAGGTATCGCGGCCAAGATGTTCCAGGTGCTGTCCAACGAAGGCATCAACATCAAAGTCATCACCACCTCGGAGATCAAGCTTTCAGTCCTGATCGATCGCAAATACTTGGAGCTGGCCGTACAGGCGCTGCATGACGCGTTCGAGCTGGAGAAAGCGTAA
- a CDS encoding GNAT family N-acetyltransferase has translation MPAEITIRPIRADDKPAWRALWTAYLEFYETKLDDAVYESSFARMLSGEPGEYQGLVAEQDGTLVGLTHFLFHRSMWSIENTCYLMDLYVDPNLRGGGVGRQLIEAVHKIAKDNGCSGTYWLTQEFNYKGRMLYDQVATRTPFIKYAKKD, from the coding sequence ATGCCCGCTGAGATCACCATCCGCCCCATCCGTGCCGACGACAAGCCCGCCTGGCGCGCGCTTTGGACCGCCTATCTGGAGTTCTACGAAACCAAACTGGACGACGCGGTCTATGAAAGCTCGTTCGCGCGGATGCTGTCGGGGGAACCTGGCGAGTATCAAGGGCTGGTGGCCGAGCAGGACGGAACCCTCGTCGGCCTGACCCATTTTCTGTTTCACCGCAGCATGTGGAGCATCGAGAACACATGCTACCTGATGGACCTCTACGTCGATCCCAACTTGCGCGGGGGCGGCGTTGGCCGACAGCTGATCGAAGCCGTCCACAAGATCGCCAAGGATAATGGCTGCTCAGGCACCTACTGGCTAACGCAAGAGTTCAACTACAAGGGCCGGATGCTCTACGATCAGGTCGCCACGCGGACACCGTTTATCAAATACGCAAAGAAGGACTAA
- a CDS encoding DUF1178 family protein: protein MIRYALKCDKDHKFESWFQNADAFDALKAAGHVVCPDCGSTTVEKTLMAPKVRPARTAAAKPDMPQPTPAPLPAQAAPSQPTTAPHVAPPPEVQEEIAAEIAKLRAKVEAESDYVGEDFAKEARAMHLGDAPERAIYGETKLEDAKELIEDGVPVMPLPFTPTRKVN from the coding sequence ATGATCCGATATGCTTTGAAATGCGACAAGGACCACAAGTTCGAAAGCTGGTTCCAGAACGCCGACGCCTTTGATGCGTTGAAGGCGGCGGGTCATGTTGTGTGCCCGGATTGCGGATCAACCACGGTTGAAAAGACCCTGATGGCCCCCAAGGTACGTCCAGCGCGCACTGCGGCGGCGAAACCTGACATGCCTCAGCCAACCCCAGCGCCCCTCCCTGCCCAAGCGGCCCCTTCCCAACCGACCACTGCCCCGCATGTGGCGCCTCCCCCAGAAGTGCAGGAAGAAATCGCCGCTGAAATCGCCAAGCTGCGCGCCAAGGTCGAGGCCGAGAGCGACTATGTTGGCGAAGACTTCGCCAAAGAAGCCCGCGCCATGCATCTGGGCGATGCCCCGGAACGCGCCATCTATGGCGAAACCAAGCTGGAAGACGCCAAAGAGCTGATCGAGGATGGCGTGCCGGTAATGCCGCTGCCCTTCACACCGACGCGGAAGGTAAACTAA
- a CDS encoding NUDIX hydrolase — translation MTIAKGKQKPIRLSLSDKRSVRTQFGALPFRIRDGSVEILLITSRGTGRWIIPKGWPMDGETPAGAAATEAFEEAGVEGKLFHQVLGFYAYDKGFAGERLPCVVAVFPLKVKKQLKSFPEKQERRRKWVSRKKAAQLVGEPELRQIIKDFDPKALR, via the coding sequence TTGACGATTGCGAAAGGCAAACAAAAGCCGATCCGGCTGTCGCTTTCTGATAAGCGATCCGTGCGCACGCAGTTCGGTGCGCTTCCCTTCCGTATTCGTGATGGCAGTGTCGAAATTCTGCTGATCACCTCGCGCGGGACCGGGCGGTGGATCATTCCCAAAGGCTGGCCGATGGATGGGGAAACACCTGCTGGGGCGGCTGCAACGGAAGCCTTTGAAGAGGCCGGGGTGGAAGGCAAACTGTTCCATCAAGTGCTTGGGTTTTATGCCTATGACAAGGGCTTTGCCGGCGAACGGCTGCCTTGCGTGGTGGCGGTGTTTCCGCTGAAGGTGAAGAAACAGCTGAAAAGCTTTCCCGAAAAGCAAGAGCGTCGACGCAAATGGGTCAGCCGCAAGAAAGCCGCACAGTTGGTGGGCGAACCGGAGCTGCGTCAGATCATCAAGGATTTCGATCCGAAAGCGCTGCGCTGA
- the metG gene encoding methionine--tRNA ligase — protein MNRVLITSAIPYINGIKHLGNLVGSQLPADLYARYNRCRGREVMFICATDEHGTPAELAAAKAGKPVAEFCAEMHEVQAEIARGFRLSFDNFGRSSSPQNHKLTQHFAGKLADNGFIEEVSEKQVYSNADGRFLPDRYIEGECPNCGYDGARGDQCENCTKQLDPTDLINPRSAISGSTDLEVRETKHLYLKQSAMKDKLDAWIDQKSDWPVLTTSIAKKWLHDGDGLQDRGITRDLDWGVPVKKGGEDWPGMEGKVFYVWFDAPIEYIAATAELADEKGEGPEFWERWWRTDKGADDVRYVQFMGKDNVPFHTLSFPATIMGSQEPWKLVDYIKSFNYLNYDGGQFSTSKGRGVFMDQALSILPADYWRWWLLSHAPENSDSEFTWENFQTSVNKDLADVLGNFVSRVTKFCRSKFSEAVPEGGSYGDAETALIADLTTKVRAYEGHMEAMDVRKAAQELRGIWVAGNEYLQSTAPWATFKTDPDQAAAQIRLALNLIRLYAVLSAPFIPDASETLRAAMDTDMDWPGDVAEALDTLKPGHAFTVPENLFAKIADEQREEWQERFAGTRD, from the coding sequence ATGAACCGCGTCCTCATCACTTCGGCAATCCCTTACATCAACGGGATCAAGCACCTTGGAAACCTGGTTGGCTCGCAACTGCCAGCTGACCTTTACGCCCGCTATAACCGCTGTCGTGGTCGCGAGGTCATGTTTATCTGCGCCACCGACGAGCACGGCACGCCTGCTGAACTGGCGGCGGCAAAAGCAGGCAAACCTGTGGCCGAGTTCTGTGCCGAGATGCACGAGGTTCAGGCCGAAATCGCACGCGGCTTCCGCCTGTCTTTCGACAATTTCGGGCGCTCTTCCAGCCCCCAGAACCACAAGCTGACCCAGCATTTTGCAGGCAAACTGGCGGATAACGGGTTCATCGAAGAAGTCAGCGAAAAGCAGGTCTATTCGAACGCCGATGGGCGCTTCCTGCCGGATCGCTATATCGAAGGTGAATGCCCCAACTGTGGCTATGACGGCGCGCGCGGTGACCAGTGCGAGAACTGCACCAAGCAGCTTGATCCGACTGACCTGATCAACCCACGCTCAGCCATTTCGGGATCGACCGATCTGGAAGTACGCGAGACCAAGCACCTGTACCTGAAACAGTCCGCGATGAAGGACAAACTGGATGCGTGGATCGACCAGAAATCCGATTGGCCGGTTCTGACGACCTCGATCGCGAAGAAATGGCTGCATGATGGCGACGGGCTGCAAGATCGCGGCATCACGCGAGATCTGGACTGGGGTGTGCCTGTGAAGAAGGGTGGCGAAGATTGGCCCGGTATGGAAGGCAAGGTCTTCTATGTCTGGTTCGATGCGCCCATCGAATACATCGCCGCCACCGCCGAACTGGCGGATGAGAAAGGCGAAGGGCCCGAGTTCTGGGAACGCTGGTGGCGCACCGACAAAGGTGCCGATGACGTGCGGTATGTGCAGTTCATGGGCAAGGACAACGTACCGTTCCACACGCTGTCGTTCCCGGCCACGATCATGGGTTCGCAAGAGCCGTGGAAGTTGGTCGATTACATCAAGTCGTTCAACTATCTGAACTATGATGGCGGGCAGTTCTCGACCTCGAAAGGCCGTGGCGTGTTTATGGATCAGGCTCTGTCGATCCTGCCTGCGGACTATTGGCGCTGGTGGCTCTTAAGCCACGCGCCCGAAAACTCGGACAGTGAATTCACGTGGGAGAATTTCCAGACCTCGGTGAACAAAGATCTGGCCGATGTGCTGGGTAACTTCGTAAGCCGCGTGACCAAGTTCTGCCGCTCGAAGTTCTCGGAAGCAGTGCCGGAAGGCGGCAGCTATGGCGATGCGGAAACCGCGCTGATCGCCGACCTGACCACCAAAGTGCGCGCCTATGAAGGCCATATGGAAGCGATGGACGTGCGTAAGGCAGCCCAAGAGCTGCGTGGCATTTGGGTTGCAGGCAACGAATATCTGCAGTCCACCGCGCCGTGGGCGACGTTCAAAACTGACCCCGATCAGGCCGCCGCGCAGATCCGTCTGGCGCTGAACCTGATCCGCCTTTACGCAGTCCTGTCAGCTCCGTTCATTCCAGATGCTTCGGAAACGCTGCGCGCTGCAATGGACACCGACATGGACTGGCCGGGTGACGTGGCCGAGGCGCTGGACACGCTGAAACCGGGTCACGCCTTTACGGTGCCGGAAAACCTCTTTGCCAAGATCGCGGACGAGCAGCGCGAAGAATGGCAAGAGCGGTTTGCGGGCACGCGCGACTAA